The Kineothrix sp. MB12-C1 genome includes a window with the following:
- a CDS encoding carbohydrate ABC transporter permease — MSLNTRNTLIGLSFILPNFIGFFLFIMLPVAFSFVLSFAKWDGYNEMEFAGLSNFTAIFGDRVFKAALSQTFIYVIFTVLFSFVFALGIAVALNKKLRGVNFFRSAVFFPYVASVVAVAAVWNAMFMPIGGPVNTFLGAIGVQNLPGWFTSTDWALVGVIIVSIWKNIGYFMIIYLAALQDIPLSLYEASTVDGASGIQKFRYITFPMLTPAHFFVVMMLTINSFKVFDLIFALTNGGPGTSTKVIANYIYDQSFISWNYGKSSAASMILFIIVCVITVVQFRFEKKFNDFM; from the coding sequence ATGTCATTAAATACGAGAAATACATTGATCGGCCTATCCTTCATATTGCCAAACTTTATCGGATTCTTTTTATTCATCATGCTTCCGGTAGCCTTTTCCTTTGTACTAAGCTTTGCAAAGTGGGATGGTTATAATGAAATGGAATTTGCCGGTTTATCTAATTTCACGGCGATATTTGGAGACAGGGTGTTTAAAGCGGCTCTGTCACAGACTTTTATCTATGTAATATTTACTGTTTTATTCAGTTTTGTATTCGCTCTCGGAATAGCGGTAGCTCTTAATAAAAAGCTAAGAGGCGTTAATTTTTTCAGAAGTGCAGTATTCTTTCCCTATGTGGCATCGGTAGTTGCGGTAGCAGCGGTATGGAATGCTATGTTCATGCCGATAGGCGGTCCGGTGAATACATTTCTGGGTGCGATCGGTGTGCAGAACCTTCCGGGTTGGTTCACATCTACGGATTGGGCGCTTGTAGGAGTTATCATTGTAAGTATTTGGAAGAACATCGGTTATTTCATGATTATCTATCTGGCTGCTTTACAGGATATTCCCTTGTCCTTGTACGAAGCATCTACAGTAGACGGAGCGTCAGGGATACAGAAATTCCGTTACATTACATTTCCTATGTTGACACCCGCACACTTTTTCGTTGTGATGATGCTTACGATTAACAGCTTTAAAGTATTCGACTTAATCTTTGCCCTCACTAACGGAGGGCCAGGAACATCGACTAAGGTAATTGCTAATTATATCTATGATCAATCTTTCATTTCATGGAACTATGGGAAATCCAGTGCTGCATCTATGATTTTATTTATAATCGTATGTGTGATAACTGTGGTTCAGTTCCGATTTGAAAAGAAATTCAACGATTTTATGTAG
- a CDS encoding carbohydrate ABC transporter permease, giving the protein MIERKNPFSRAALYVFLIIVVIVMLVPLAWMFSASLKTADTVFSTTIKWIPDAPQWGNYVMIWKKIPFALFTYNSAKLTVVITVIQLITSSFAAYGFAKCKFKGRDFLFLCYVATIAIPWQVYMLPQYIMMQKMNLVNTHLSIILLQSFTAFGVFLLRQFYLSIPDELLEAARIDGLSEYGIYARIVLPLSKPSMATLTIFSFVTVWNDFMGPMIYFDSTKLKTIQLGIRLFVGQYSAHYEYIMAASVIALVPVFVLYLAFQRFFVQGIATSGLKG; this is encoded by the coding sequence ATGATAGAACGTAAAAATCCATTCAGCCGGGCTGCGCTGTATGTTTTTCTTATCATAGTGGTAATCGTAATGCTTGTACCTTTGGCATGGATGTTCTCCGCTTCCCTGAAAACTGCAGATACCGTATTTAGTACAACGATTAAATGGATACCGGATGCCCCACAGTGGGGAAATTATGTAATGATATGGAAGAAGATACCGTTTGCATTATTTACTTATAACAGCGCCAAGCTTACGGTAGTTATTACGGTGATTCAGCTTATTACAAGTTCGTTCGCAGCATATGGCTTTGCAAAATGTAAATTTAAAGGGCGTGATTTTCTTTTCCTTTGCTATGTTGCCACCATTGCGATTCCCTGGCAGGTATACATGCTGCCTCAGTACATTATGATGCAGAAAATGAATTTGGTAAACACGCACTTATCTATTATTTTATTACAAAGTTTTACTGCTTTCGGTGTATTTTTGCTGCGTCAGTTCTACCTATCCATACCTGATGAACTCTTGGAAGCGGCGAGAATCGATGGACTCTCAGAATATGGCATTTATGCACGTATTGTTTTACCTCTTTCCAAGCCGTCCATGGCAACGCTGACAATATTCAGTTTTGTAACGGTGTGGAACGATTTCATGGGGCCGATGATTTATTTTGACTCTACGAAATTAAAGACGATTCAGCTCGGTATCCGTTTATTTGTAGGGCAATATTCGGCACATTATGAATATATTATGGCAGCTTCGGTGATAGCCCTTGTCCCTGTGTTCGTATTATATCTGGCATTCCAGAGATTCTTTGTACAAGGGATAGCGACCAGCGGTCTTAAGGGGTAG
- a CDS encoding glycoside hydrolase family 88 protein: MKEKASRAMEAALSVLRENSGIFKDKFQASNSEHNFYPVSENVEWTTGFCTGQYWLAYEMTGEDVFRKTALLHVDSFLERIDKKIDVNHHDMGFLYTPSCVAAYKLIGSEKGKEAALKAADHLMSRFQEKGQFLQAWGELGAVENYRLIIDCLLNLPLLYWAGEVTGDDRYGDVALRHTRTSLKNLIREDNSTYHTFFFDKETGEPTYGVTHQGYRDGSAWARGQAWGIYGTALSYRYTTDKECIDLFCKVTDFFIDKLPQDMIPYWDLEFTEKDNEPKDSSAAAIAVCGMLEMCYYMEEDKAAYYRSVAEKILVSLIENYSVKDTKISNGLLLHGVYAKNSPYNPIPEDRGVDECNTWGDYFYIEALVRVLKDWNIYW, encoded by the coding sequence ATGAAAGAAAAAGCGAGCAGAGCGATGGAAGCCGCGTTGTCCGTACTTAGGGAAAATAGCGGGATATTCAAGGATAAGTTTCAGGCATCCAATAGCGAACATAATTTTTACCCGGTAAGTGAAAATGTAGAGTGGACCACAGGCTTTTGCACAGGGCAGTATTGGCTGGCATATGAAATGACAGGGGAAGACGTGTTTAGGAAGACTGCCCTTTTACATGTGGATAGCTTTTTAGAAAGAATTGATAAGAAGATCGATGTGAATCATCACGATATGGGTTTCCTGTATACTCCCTCCTGTGTAGCGGCATACAAGCTGATAGGAAGTGAAAAGGGGAAGGAAGCCGCATTAAAGGCAGCGGATCATCTGATGTCCCGCTTTCAGGAAAAAGGTCAGTTCCTTCAGGCGTGGGGAGAACTGGGAGCCGTAGAAAACTACAGGCTGATTATAGACTGCCTATTGAACTTGCCTCTATTATATTGGGCGGGTGAAGTGACGGGAGACGATAGATATGGGGACGTTGCCTTAAGACATACGCGAACGAGCCTTAAGAATCTGATTAGAGAGGACAATTCCACTTATCATACTTTTTTCTTCGATAAGGAGACGGGTGAACCCACATATGGAGTTACTCATCAAGGGTATAGAGACGGGTCGGCATGGGCGAGAGGTCAGGCATGGGGAATCTACGGAACGGCATTATCTTATCGGTATACAACGGATAAGGAGTGTATAGATTTGTTTTGCAAGGTGACGGATTTCTTTATCGACAAGCTTCCTCAGGATATGATTCCTTATTGGGATTTGGAATTTACAGAGAAAGATAACGAACCGAAAGACTCTTCTGCAGCGGCGATTGCAGTATGCGGTATGTTGGAGATGTGTTATTATATGGAAGAAGACAAAGCGGCTTATTATCGCTCGGTGGCAGAGAAGATATTGGTGTCTCTAATAGAAAATTATAGTGTAAAGGATACGAAAATATCCAACGGATTGCTGCTTCACGGAGTATATGCAAAGAATTCTCCTTACAATCCGATACCGGAGGACAGAGGAGTGGATGAGTGTAATACATGGGGAGATTACTTTTATATAGAAGCACTGGTGAGAGTGCTGAAAGATTGGAACATTTATTGGTAA
- a CDS encoding alginate lyase family protein encodes MVIEMRFWCDDPSKAARLCKKMFPEDMKRAVSQAEAVCDNRFLFSDHWEMERTHEAVSFIGEIDWSHIPGDDPEWLYAMNRHTSFLNLAKAWQYTGDGRFAKKAAVLISDWIDRVKLTEESKGNTWRSLEAGLRCENWIRSIQLLKDSNVLTESVLDKLEKSMEEHGEYLQETSFDFHRLSNWGVLQDHGLFLLGLYLGREDYVQIAAKRLDKGIQMQIMGDGTQWEQSPMYHCEVLHGVLDTIHIAKRNGILLPERLLVNGHKMCKALAAWVKPDGKLFCQSDSDDTLARDLLAQGALLFADGELKAAARGELLEENIWDFGEEVLMLYDEIAEIIPGEASTVLADSGNYILRGDHSEDAAYLHMHCGCLGSGHGHGDLLHIDAGMYGEDILIDSGRYTYVNTELRRKLKEPGAHNTTRVDGQDFSVCLDSWGYGKLAVPIKGEYRLTNRADYISGLHMGYFYLPDNVLTERRIIFIKPDIFLIFDQFYAKGEHAYEQNFHFGDGKLAKEDGNSYLWQGEKASARLMVMTEGSASSLSRYPYSREYNLLAEGDRVSVTKSGSGFQSMVTLLAMGKAKEIPSVSARLVPVEMVRSGKVLSPAEAQGVEVIKDGEKYTAMVVFEEIVSEVDFFRVGSYEAYGKVAVFVPEEEEGIVLSW; translated from the coding sequence ATGGTTATTGAGATGAGATTTTGGTGTGATGATCCGAGCAAGGCAGCGAGGCTGTGCAAAAAAATGTTTCCTGAAGATATGAAGCGGGCGGTTTCGCAGGCAGAGGCTGTCTGCGATAACCGCTTCTTATTTTCTGATCATTGGGAAATGGAAAGAACTCATGAGGCAGTTTCCTTTATAGGTGAAATAGACTGGTCTCATATTCCCGGAGACGACCCGGAATGGCTTTACGCTATGAACAGGCACACCTCTTTCTTGAATCTTGCCAAAGCATGGCAATATACAGGAGATGGGAGATTTGCGAAGAAGGCAGCAGTCCTCATATCCGATTGGATAGATAGAGTGAAGCTCACGGAAGAAAGTAAGGGAAATACATGGAGAAGCTTAGAAGCTGGCCTGCGGTGTGAAAATTGGATACGCAGTATACAATTGTTAAAAGACAGCAATGTGCTGACGGAATCCGTTTTGGATAAATTGGAAAAAAGTATGGAGGAGCATGGGGAATATTTGCAGGAAACCTCTTTTGACTTTCATAGATTGAGTAATTGGGGAGTTCTTCAGGATCATGGATTGTTTCTGCTAGGGCTTTATCTGGGCAGGGAAGATTACGTGCAGATTGCGGCAAAGAGACTCGATAAAGGAATTCAAATGCAGATTATGGGGGATGGAACTCAGTGGGAGCAAAGTCCGATGTATCACTGTGAGGTGCTGCACGGTGTTCTGGATACTATACATATAGCGAAGCGAAATGGGATTCTCCTTCCGGAAAGACTGCTGGTAAATGGTCATAAAATGTGTAAGGCATTGGCAGCTTGGGTAAAGCCGGATGGGAAGTTGTTCTGCCAATCGGATAGCGATGATACACTGGCACGGGATTTATTGGCGCAAGGGGCTCTGTTGTTTGCTGATGGAGAGCTAAAGGCAGCGGCAAGAGGAGAGCTTTTGGAAGAAAATATATGGGATTTCGGAGAGGAAGTTCTTATGCTGTACGATGAGATCGCTGAGATTATACCTGGAGAGGCCAGTACAGTTCTTGCCGATAGCGGCAATTATATACTTCGAGGAGATCATTCCGAAGATGCGGCTTACCTGCATATGCACTGTGGATGTTTGGGAAGCGGGCATGGACATGGCGACTTACTCCATATCGATGCCGGAATGTATGGAGAAGATATCTTGATCGATTCCGGACGTTATACTTATGTTAATACGGAGCTGAGACGGAAGTTGAAGGAGCCGGGGGCGCATAATACCACAAGGGTGGATGGGCAGGACTTCAGCGTCTGCCTGGATAGCTGGGGATATGGTAAGCTTGCAGTTCCTATAAAGGGAGAGTATCGATTAACGAATAGGGCGGACTATATAAGCGGTCTTCATATGGGGTATTTTTATTTACCTGATAATGTGCTCACAGAGCGCAGAATCATCTTTATTAAGCCCGACATTTTCCTGATTTTTGACCAATTTTATGCCAAGGGGGAGCATGCCTATGAGCAGAATTTCCATTTTGGCGATGGGAAGCTTGCCAAAGAGGATGGCAATAGCTATCTATGGCAAGGAGAGAAGGCTTCGGCAAGGCTTATGGTGATGACAGAAGGAAGCGCCAGCTCTTTAAGCAGATATCCTTATTCCAGAGAATATAATCTATTGGCGGAAGGGGATAGAGTAAGTGTTACCAAGAGCGGATCTGGTTTCCAAAGTATGGTTACTCTGCTGGCAATGGGAAAAGCGAAGGAAATTCCTTCGGTAAGTGCGAGGCTTGTGCCGGTAGAAATGGTAAGAAGCGGCAAAGTTCTATCCCCGGCAGAAGCTCAGGGCGTAGAGGTGATAAAAGACGGAGAAAAATATACGGCTATGGTCGTATTTGAAGAGATTGTTTCTGAAGTAGACTTTTTCCGTGTAGGAAGCTATGAAGCTTATGGGAAGGTGGCAGTATTTGTACCTGAAGAAGAGGAAGGAATTGTCCTTTCATGGTAA
- a CDS encoding heparinase II/III domain-containing protein: protein MFHKIMSGLHIDLSKFAPYADITDTKAWDALDAEWKEKMLRLGEGYLGYEYPSLPAVLYMEFCRTGNRRNYEKVVFERRTVLNTLVLAECVERQGRFLDDIINGIIATCEESAWWLPAHNMYNRDVQQFILPDTSAPVLDLFACETAATLAVIYYLLKSVLDDVSPFLAKRIRAELDTRIFKPYLNTHFWWMGDGKERMNNWTIWCTQNILLSVFLTDQEEEMKKKIMDKACISADYFLAEYGEDGCCEEGAQYYRHSGLCLFNTIEVLNAVTGNAFLPLYESDKIKNMAAYIFRVHIDDKYYINFADCAAIAGRAGVREFLFGKRTCNEQLMLFAAKDFKTAITEAEGFEELVKFLLLSEEHSLYYRLQNAFTIAEIKEYGEKELSFDSKKKGDIHPDTYYPSTGLLIVRDKRRTLAVKAGGNGDSHNHNDVGSFTVYKDGKPMFIDIGVETYTRKTFSSRRYEIWTMQSAYHNLPTIRQVMQRDGEEFAASAVSWYIKDNEGGITMDIAGAYPKEAAIESYKRHAVLKKEKEIIITDEFSTLPEHVVLSLMTHEKPNPTGDEPTTMEIGTLGNIVIIGGYIKEIEEIQVKDERLQLVWGDMLYRILIQAKEQKVEFKIE, encoded by the coding sequence ATGTTTCATAAAATTATGAGTGGATTACATATTGATTTATCGAAATTCGCTCCTTATGCGGATATTACGGATACTAAGGCATGGGATGCATTGGATGCGGAATGGAAAGAAAAGATGTTACGCTTGGGCGAAGGCTATCTCGGATATGAATATCCATCCTTGCCGGCTGTCCTTTATATGGAGTTTTGCCGTACAGGGAACAGGAGAAATTATGAAAAGGTCGTTTTCGAAAGGCGGACTGTTCTAAATACGCTGGTACTTGCGGAATGTGTAGAAAGGCAGGGGCGCTTTCTGGACGATATTATCAATGGAATTATCGCTACCTGTGAAGAAAGTGCATGGTGGCTGCCGGCACATAATATGTATAACAGAGATGTGCAGCAATTTATATTGCCGGATACATCAGCACCTGTTTTAGACTTGTTTGCTTGTGAGACGGCAGCTACGCTGGCAGTAATTTATTATCTTCTTAAATCAGTATTGGATGATGTTTCACCGTTTCTTGCAAAAAGAATCAGAGCGGAGCTGGATACAAGAATTTTTAAGCCTTATTTGAATACCCATTTTTGGTGGATGGGAGATGGCAAGGAGAGGATGAACAACTGGACGATATGGTGTACCCAGAATATACTCCTTAGTGTATTTCTGACCGATCAGGAAGAAGAGATGAAGAAGAAAATCATGGATAAAGCTTGTATTAGTGCTGATTACTTTCTTGCAGAATACGGAGAGGATGGCTGCTGTGAAGAAGGGGCGCAATATTACCGGCATTCCGGGTTATGTCTGTTCAATACGATAGAAGTGTTGAATGCAGTTACAGGCAATGCCTTTCTTCCGCTTTATGAATCAGACAAGATTAAAAATATGGCTGCTTATATTTTCAGAGTTCATATCGATGATAAATATTATATTAATTTTGCAGATTGCGCGGCTATTGCAGGACGTGCAGGTGTCCGGGAATTCCTCTTTGGAAAGAGGACGTGCAACGAGCAACTGATGTTGTTTGCAGCGAAGGATTTCAAGACGGCGATCACAGAGGCTGAAGGGTTCGAGGAACTTGTAAAATTTCTTTTGCTAAGCGAGGAACATAGTCTTTATTACCGGCTGCAGAATGCCTTTACTATTGCGGAAATTAAGGAATATGGGGAAAAAGAATTATCTTTTGATTCGAAAAAGAAGGGTGATATACATCCGGATACATATTATCCGAGTACAGGATTATTGATTGTAAGAGATAAACGCAGAACTCTTGCAGTGAAAGCAGGAGGAAACGGAGACAGCCACAACCACAACGATGTAGGAAGCTTTACTGTCTACAAGGATGGAAAACCGATGTTTATCGATATAGGAGTAGAAACTTATACCCGAAAGACCTTTTCTTCCAGGCGTTACGAGATATGGACAATGCAATCCGCATATCACAATCTTCCGACCATCCGTCAAGTGATGCAAAGGGATGGGGAAGAATTCGCGGCATCGGCTGTCTCTTGGTATATAAAAGACAACGAGGGCGGTATAACGATGGATATCGCCGGAGCCTATCCGAAGGAAGCGGCAATCGAATCTTATAAACGTCATGCCGTATTGAAGAAAGAAAAAGAAATTATAATTACCGATGAATTTTCCACATTGCCGGAGCATGTGGTGCTTAGCCTGATGACCCATGAAAAGCCGAACCCGACAGGAGACGAGCCCACAACTATGGAAATAGGAACTTTAGGAAATATAGTCATAATAGGCGGCTATATTAAAGAAATAGAAGAAATACAAGTTAAGGATGAACGCTTACAGCTCGTTTGGGGGGATATGCTATACCGTATCCTGATTCAGGCTAAGGAGCAGAAAGTAGAATTTAAGATAGAATAA
- a CDS encoding HAD family hydrolase: MNKEKKYTTVIFDLDGTLLNTLEDLHDSVNFALEEADMPLRTLEEVRRFVGNGVMRLMELAIPEGRDNPRFEEVFEAFKKHYSLHCNDKTGLYPHVKELLQGLKERGYRMAIVSNKYYDAVQDLKDQYFAEYIRTAIGERENLARKPAPDTVIEALRLLGSMKEESVYVGDSEVDIATARNVGMDCIAVTWGFRTKKEQEEAGGKVFADDPLEILDLV; encoded by the coding sequence ATGAATAAGGAAAAGAAATATACTACAGTTATTTTCGATTTGGATGGTACTTTGCTCAATACATTGGAGGATTTGCATGATAGTGTGAACTTCGCATTGGAAGAAGCAGATATGCCGCTCCGGACTTTGGAGGAAGTAAGGCGTTTCGTTGGAAATGGTGTTATGCGTCTTATGGAGCTTGCGATACCGGAAGGTAGGGATAATCCCCGGTTTGAGGAAGTGTTCGAAGCATTTAAGAAGCATTATTCCCTCCACTGCAATGATAAGACAGGGCTTTATCCCCATGTGAAGGAGTTGTTGCAGGGGTTGAAGGAGAGAGGGTATCGGATGGCGATCGTCTCCAACAAATATTATGATGCAGTACAAGACTTAAAAGATCAGTACTTCGCAGAATATATCCGGACAGCAATTGGTGAGAGGGAGAATCTTGCCAGAAAACCTGCGCCGGATACGGTAATTGAAGCGCTGCGTCTCTTAGGAAGTATGAAAGAAGAATCTGTCTATGTTGGCGATTCAGAAGTGGATATCGCTACGGCGCGTAATGTGGGAATGGATTGTATTGCGGTGACTTGGGGATTTCGTACGAAGAAGGAACAAGAAGAGGCCGGCGGCAAAGTGTTTGCCGACGACCCGCTTGAGATTCTCGATTTAGTATAA
- a CDS encoding HlyC/CorC family transporter produces MDTPGVIRLITIFILVGLSAFFSSAETAFTTLNRVRMKALADEGSKSAATVLNILDHYSKMLSTILIGNNIVNLTASSLATTLALATLGSYAVGIATGVLTFVILLFGEIVPKNTAMIYSEKLSLLYAGPIFCLMYLFTPVVYIVDKISFGVSMLFHIDISKQNTLMTENELKTYVDVSHEDGIIESEEREIIYNIFDFSDTVVRDVMIPRIDMVSVDINMNYDEVLAIFKEYMYTRLPVYAEQKDNIIGLINIKDFILLTDKENFHIKNMIREGYYTYEYKKTADLLVEMKDLAVNAAFVLNEYGATIGMITLEDLLEEIVGEIRDEYDEDEEEFIQQIDENSYLVMGGMKLDDINNALDTSLESEDYDSIGGLIIESLDRLPIDEESIMTDSGIRLQVKGIGQNRIRKVLMTLPEKVNEPETETEACSHEDNVSEDITSIENEDNNSL; encoded by the coding sequence TTGGATACCCCAGGTGTCATACGATTAATTACTATTTTTATCTTAGTCGGCTTATCTGCCTTCTTTTCTTCTGCCGAAACAGCCTTCACAACCCTGAATCGAGTACGCATGAAAGCATTAGCCGATGAAGGCAGCAAAAGTGCTGCTACTGTTTTGAACATTTTGGATCATTACAGCAAAATGCTAAGTACCATTCTTATCGGAAACAATATTGTCAATCTGACCGCATCTTCTCTGGCCACAACGCTAGCTCTGGCCACTTTAGGCAGCTATGCGGTGGGAATTGCTACCGGTGTCTTGACTTTCGTTATTCTCCTCTTCGGAGAAATCGTTCCCAAAAATACTGCGATGATTTACTCAGAAAAACTTTCCTTATTATATGCCGGTCCTATTTTCTGCTTAATGTATCTTTTTACACCTGTGGTGTACATCGTAGATAAGATATCTTTCGGTGTTTCCATGCTTTTTCATATCGATATCAGTAAGCAGAATACATTGATGACAGAAAACGAATTAAAGACTTATGTAGATGTCAGTCATGAAGACGGCATTATCGAGTCGGAAGAACGCGAAATCATTTATAACATATTTGATTTCAGCGATACGGTAGTAAGAGACGTAATGATTCCCCGCATCGATATGGTAAGCGTCGATATAAATATGAACTATGATGAAGTGCTGGCTATTTTCAAAGAGTATATGTATACAAGGCTTCCTGTCTACGCCGAACAGAAAGACAACATTATCGGCCTTATTAATATTAAGGATTTCATTCTTCTGACTGATAAAGAAAACTTCCATATAAAAAATATGATAAGAGAAGGTTATTATACTTACGAATATAAAAAAACAGCCGATTTGCTTGTGGAAATGAAAGATCTTGCTGTCAATGCCGCCTTTGTTTTAAACGAATACGGTGCTACTATAGGTATGATTACTTTAGAGGATCTTCTGGAGGAAATCGTGGGTGAAATCAGAGACGAATATGATGAAGACGAAGAAGAATTCATTCAGCAGATAGATGAAAATTCCTATCTGGTTATGGGGGGAATGAAGCTGGATGATATTAATAATGCGTTGGACACTTCCTTGGAATCGGAAGATTATGATTCCATCGGCGGCCTGATTATCGAGTCACTCGACCGGCTTCCTATCGATGAAGAGTCCATTATGACCGACTCCGGCATTCGCCTGCAAGTTAAAGGAATCGGTCAGAACCGTATTCGGAAGGTACTAATGACATTGCCTGAAAAAGTAAATGAGCCTGAAACAGAAACTGAAGCATGCAGCCATGAAGATAATGTCTCCGAAGATATTACCTCCATCGAAAATGAGGATAACAATTCACTATAA
- a CDS encoding TIGR04086 family membrane protein codes for MHKLLLGSRRLNSNESGEGDCMKNLGLRNGKSTYDNIFLLKCLLFSYVLTAGLLLLLAFMLYRFSLQEKVVNICIILIYIAVTFLAGFIAGKRMGSRKFLWGLLIGVLYFVVLALVSLIVNRSLQDVGANAVTVLLLCAGGGMLGGMVS; via the coding sequence GTGCACAAATTGTTGCTGGGAAGCCGTAGGCTGAATAGCAACGAATCTGGGGAAGGGGATTGCATGAAGAATCTGGGATTGAGAAATGGAAAAAGTACATATGATAATATCTTTCTATTAAAGTGTTTGCTGTTTTCCTATGTCTTGACCGCTGGTCTGTTGCTTTTGCTAGCCTTTATGCTGTATCGATTCAGCTTGCAGGAGAAGGTAGTGAATATCTGTATCATTTTAATTTACATAGCAGTGACCTTTTTGGCGGGCTTTATAGCGGGGAAACGGATGGGCAGCAGAAAATTTTTATGGGGACTTTTAATAGGAGTTCTCTATTTTGTCGTGCTGGCGCTTGTTTCTCTAATTGTTAACAGAAGTCTTCAAGATGTAGGTGCGAATGCGGTGACTGTATTGCTTCTATGTGCGGGCGGAGGAATGTTGGGCGGCATGGTAAGTTAG
- the scfA gene encoding six-cysteine ranthipeptide SCIFF, which yields MKHIKTLSTRDYKESMKKGGCGECQTSCQSACKTSCTVGNQSCEKVK from the coding sequence ATGAAACATATCAAAACATTAAGCACGAGAGATTATAAAGAGTCTATGAAAAAAGGCGGATGCGGAGAATGCCAGACATCTTGCCAATCAGCTTGTAAGACATCTTGTACTGTAGGCAATCAGAGTTGTGAAAAGGTGAAATAA
- the scfB gene encoding thioether cross-link-forming SCIFF peptide maturase, with product MIHQYRNNGYNIVLDVNSGVVHVVDDIVYDLMKKVEGLLESGVAAESSALLAALSHMNKPNAADEEIAEALEEILYLKENELLYVPDIYEQYIGDFKKRETVVKALCLHIAHDCNLACKYCFAEEGEYHGRRALMSFETGKKALDFLVANSGNRINLEVDFFGGEPLMNWKVVKELVAYGRSLEEPNHKKFRFTLTTNGVLLNDEIMEFANKEMSNVVLSIDGRKSTNDKMRPHRGGQGSYEEIVPKFKKLAESREQMNYYVRGTFTRHNQDFAADVAHLADLGFEQISVEPVVAKPEEDYALREEDLEKLCAEYDKLALELLERRKKGKPVNFFHFMVDLEGGPCVAKRLSGCGSGTEYLAVTPWGDLYPCHQFVGQEEFLMGNVDEGVLRTDIRDEFKTCSVYSKDKCKECFAKFYCSGGCAANSYNFKGDINDVYDLGCELQRKRVECAIMIKAALAE from the coding sequence TTGATACATCAATATAGAAACAATGGGTATAATATTGTGCTGGACGTAAATAGCGGTGTGGTGCATGTGGTGGATGACATTGTTTATGATTTAATGAAAAAAGTAGAGGGGCTGTTGGAAAGTGGCGTGGCAGCAGAAAGCAGTGCTCTGTTAGCAGCTCTTTCACATATGAATAAACCGAATGCTGCGGATGAAGAGATCGCAGAGGCTTTGGAGGAAATCCTTTATTTAAAAGAAAATGAACTTCTATATGTTCCCGATATTTATGAGCAGTATATTGGGGATTTCAAAAAGAGGGAGACGGTAGTAAAGGCACTTTGTCTACATATTGCTCATGACTGTAATCTGGCATGTAAGTATTGCTTTGCAGAAGAGGGCGAATATCATGGCAGAAGGGCTTTGATGAGCTTTGAGACAGGAAAAAAGGCACTCGATTTTCTTGTGGCAAATTCAGGGAACCGCATCAATTTGGAGGTTGACTTTTTCGGTGGAGAGCCTCTTATGAACTGGAAAGTGGTAAAAGAATTGGTTGCGTATGGAAGAAGCCTGGAGGAACCGAATCATAAGAAGTTCCGGTTTACCTTAACGACCAATGGGGTTCTGCTAAATGATGAAATTATGGAATTCGCGAATAAAGAAATGAGTAATGTGGTGCTTAGTATCGATGGAAGAAAGAGTACAAACGATAAGATGCGCCCCCATAGAGGCGGACAAGGAAGCTATGAGGAGATTGTTCCGAAGTTCAAGAAACTGGCGGAAAGCCGCGAGCAGATGAATTATTATGTGCGCGGTACCTTTACAAGACATAATCAGGACTTCGCAGCAGATGTAGCACATTTGGCGGATTTAGGATTCGAACAGATATCGGTGGAACCGGTAGTGGCAAAGCCGGAGGAAGACTATGCGCTAAGAGAAGAGGATTTGGAGAAGCTTTGTGCGGAATATGATAAGCTGGCACTTGAACTGCTGGAAAGAAGAAAGAAGGGAAAGCCGGTGAATTTCTTCCACTTTATGGTAGACTTAGAAGGCGGCCCCTGCGTGGCAAAGCGTTTATCCGGATGCGGGTCCGGAACAGAGTATCTGGCTGTGACCCCGTGGGGGGACCTTTATCCTTGTCATCAATTCGTTGGACAGGAAGAGTTCCTAATGGGAAATGTGGACGAGGGTGTTCTTCGTACAGACATTAGAGATGAATTTAAGACATGCAGTGTGTATTCCAAGGATAAATGTAAGGAATGTTTTGCTAAGTTCTATTGTAGCGGTGGATGTGCGGCAAATTCCTATAATTTTAAAGGTGATATCAATGACGTTTATGATTTAGGCTGTGAACTGCAGAGAAAGCGCGTGGAATGCGCTATTATGATAAAAGCAGCATTAGCTGAATAA